gtgctactggactcttgccctttttgactactgcaaacagactaacacggctacccactgtgaatcatataacaatgttattgaatgatgcaaattattttgatataaaaaaaatatatattttttaaaaaaacaaacaattccTGGTAAATATTTCCCTTTGGTGAAAGGGGTTTCTATAGGGTGGGGTTGCAAAGCCAGCCATGTCGCGGGGCCAGCAAGTAATACTGGAGGATCCCTAAGGGCCCAGGGGTTGAGGAGGAAGAGAGGCATGGCTCGCCTGTGAAAGATCTGTTGCAAGGCTGTGTTCTGCACAGCGCCGAGCGTGCTGCTATGGTTCCCTCGATACATGCTAAACTGTAGCTGAGCGCCTGCTAGgtcacttttctccctctctcataatactagaactgctgaagctggagggtgagagattcaacccagataaaaggaaggatttcttcacacaatgcatggttaaattgtggaactcgctgccccaggaggtgttgatggctgccagcttggaaggcttgaagaggggagtggacatgttcatggaggagagggctatccatggctactagtcaaaatggatactagtcatgatgcatacctattctctccaggatcagactagcgtgcctattatatggaacacaggaaggacaatgctgctgcagtcatcttgtttgtgggcttcctagaggcacctggttggccactgtgtgaacagactgctggacttgatagaccttggtctgatccagtatggcctttctcaTGATCTTATCTTCTTATCCCACAACCCACTCCACTGTTCAGTGGGGGTTTACTTATAAAAgcctgtttcagagggtagccattttggtctgcagtaaaacagatttgagtccagtagcaccttagagaccgacaagaatTTCAGAGTAGACATTTTTGAGAGTCAGCGCTCCCTTCGCCAGACACCATAAAAGCCtatataggattgcagcctttgtagGATAGGAATCAACTGATGATGCATGCATGCTTACATTCTGAACTTCTTTAGCTTTATATGAATGTCAGTGAATTATTAGTAGTGAATATTGTACTTTGAGAGAAAGATTGTAAGATCCAGTGGAAGCTTTGTGCTAATCTGGGCAAAATGAGGATGATATAGTAACAAACATCAGTATACCACTGGATTTAGGATTCACGTTCTGGTGATTTCCTCAAGTTGACAACCTTGGAAGAGAAGGGTTCACTTTAGAAATGCTGGTTTTCTTTTCAGCTGTGTGGAAAAACATTTTGAGCTGGGAGCTCCAGCCATGTATGAAGCTTCCTAGTTCTGATTCAAGCAAactgcccctcctccctcccagttTCTGACAAGATGGAGGTGGAAGATTTGAACTCCTGTGGTACTGCAGCTCTTGTCACCAAACCACAGTTTACTCAGCTACTCAGGTAAGGTTGTTGGGCACAGGAAATGGAATGAAATGTATGTTTTATGAAAAGAGCATCTTCCATCTGTATAAAACCAAGTTCCCACTTTCTGTTACACTCTAATGTGACCAAGAAAGACAGCCCAAGATTTCTGTGGGTTGGCCAGAGGATGGGGCTGTATAGATATAAGCAGGCCTGATTCTCAGCAGTTAGGATCACCAatggggagggcagccatgaaggagctagaaaagattctgaagtgaaaggatgtgtcactggcaaccaagatcaagttaattcatgtcatcatattccctgttactctgtatgggtgtgaaagctggacactgaagaaagctgataggaataaagtagattctattaaatgtggtgctggaagacagtattacggatactgtggactgccaaaaaacaaatcagtgggttctagatcaaatcaagcctgaactgaccctagaagctaaaatgactaaactgaagctgttgtactttggtcacattatgagaagagtcacttgaaaagacaatcatgctaggaaaggttgaaggtagaaagaaaagatgaagacccaacaagagatggattgactctataaaggaagccacggccctcagtttgcaagacctgagcaaggctgttaaggataggatgttttggaggacattgattcatggggtctccatgaatcggaagcgacttgatggcacttaacacacacacacaggatcaccaAAGGCTAAGATTTGGCCTGCATCCCGATGTCTCTTGTCGAAGTAAGCCTGATTGCATCCGCCCCAGTGTCCCCATTTTTAGGTGCCCCCAGCACACATTCTCTTCAGACTTCCCTCATTTTGCCATTTTCCATTTGGCTTTAAAGTCAGAACTCTCACCCCTGGGCTGCACTGCCATCCTCCAGTCTTGGCATAACAATGTTTTTGCTAGAGCTGCTGAAGCTTCCCTCTGCAGTAGTGGTGCTAGTTTTCTGTTCTCTGACCCCTCTCATAGGCTTATTGGCTTTACAGGAAATATTTAGAGACAGAGGGTGTCCTAGACAGCCGTTTCCGCATTCAGAAGCTTCCAGATGGTGCCATGGCATTGCCTGTGCTCAGCCAAAGCCTCCAGGAGCAGCATCTGAAGCACTTGAAGGAAAGCATCCCACCTGGGGGGACCTGTGCTTTGATGTGGATCCAGGTAAGTATTTTCttcaataattaataataataagcaacttttatttatatcctgcccttccccagcaagtgaggctcagggcagtttactTCAGATTAAAATACAGTAACATAAACCTGACatacaacattaaaacagtttaaatatGCTGAATATAAATCGTCTAAATCCTTGTTTGATACTATTGCCTTAGTTGCTCTGATGTCACAGACAGATCAGCCTGTCTTGAATCAAGCAGCTGTTTGTTAAGGGAATGCTTTCCAGTCTTAGAGAGTGAGGGTCCATCAGCATGCGTATGGAAAGTCAAACTCCCTTGTCCATAAAAGTACGACTTACCTTACAGGTGTAGATGAGTAGTCTTTAAGTCTTGCTGCTAATGGTTGGAGAAGATTTGAAAATGGAGGGTACTGAGAGCGAGCTTGATAGAGATCACTGGCAAATCATTTGCATTTCTTTCCCAGAATCCTGTTCCCTCGAAATCAGCTCGGGTCCGCTCGCCCATCCAGAAACTGCGTGAAGAGCTGGAGTCTCTGGTGTTGGCCTGTGGGGCTGCATGGTCTGAAGAACTGGAAAAAGATCTGCCTCGCTCCTGGCAGCGGCACGGGGACCTGGTTCTACTGAGCGAGGGCAGCTTCAGATCAGCACTGTGGGGAGAGATAGGTAAATGGAAAATGTGGCACATTGCCAGACAGTTGAGGGGATCCTCCTGCCTCGGCAAGCCCTTCAAGGGTGGGCTCTCTTTCAGGACTAGAGCTCTGGCAGACGGTTGCTGGTGCTCTGGGGGCCAAACGCTTAGGAAGACACGGCCGTGTGCAGTCAGACTCCTTTCGATCTCCAACGGTCACCCTGTTGTTGGGGGAAGATGGCTGGGTTGAACAAGTGGACAACGGAATCTGGTCAGTGCAAgatttctcctctttttcttctgattattattattgcttCAAGTGCCTATATCTGAAGAAGGGCTGGTCAAAAATGAGATATGAGCTTGTAGAAACACAGCCTCTGTTTTTTCCCCGGTAACATAACTGAGTGGTTCTGGGTCTGGATCAGTAAACTCACCaataatagcaaaaaaaaaaaaaaaagcgcttCATCGAGTATAAAATAAGCAAAAAGGTTATTAAAACACAGGTTACAAAGTCAGTGGCTATATACAACAAGAAAATAAGAAATCTGTCTAGCTAAATACTTAAAGATGTTACATAGTAAAGCTGGTACTTAAAAGCATGAGGTCTATTAAGCAAAGCAGGGTTCATAGCGGCAGCATAACAGGAAGCAAAGATGATGGATAGAAGGAATAAGCTAATTCTGGATACtgatacagtgtggtgtagtggttaagagcagtgtactctgatctggagaaccaggtttgattccccactcctccacatgagcggtggaggctgtgtttccccattgctacacataaagccagcggggtgaccttgggctagtcacagctctctcagccccacctatctcacagggtgtctgttgtagggaagggaaggtgattgtaagccggttaccatcttaagtggtagagaaagttggcttagcCACCAATCACAGAGGTATCTGGTTGGAACCTTCTAGGTGCTTCGAGCCAGTTCAAGCTGGATATCGGTTCCCAGGGAAGATGAGCAAAATCCCCCTCCCATCTCCTTTACTCTGATGTTTCTCATGAGCTAATTAGCACTGTTCTGTGAAGGAACCTTagaatattagaatcatagagttggaaggggccatacaggccatgtatTCCAACCCCCTAcccagtgcaggatcagcctagagcattcctgacaagagGGCCTTGAGAGGCCCTCTCCTGATAACACACCTGCTGTTTGTGAGAAGCACTGGCCTGAGTGTGGACAATTATAGGCTGTCCTGCTTGAGAGAACAAAGAGGATGTTAAAGAGACAAGACGGCTTTTCTGTCTCATCAGGGTCTTTTAACCAGGCCGCTCTTACTGAGATTGTCCTTGGGCAAATTTTGTTTCTCTCAGATCTCTGAACCTGTGTTGCGTCCCCAGGTATAGGTTTGACGTGACGCGGTGCATGTTGTCTCCCGGAAACATCACCGAGAAGCTGCGGATAGCATCTCTGCGTTGTGCTGGGGAAGTGGTGGTGGATCTCTATGCTGGTGAATATTGCACTGCACAGTGGAAAGGGCCATTGCTTCATTCCTACTACACTTTAGAGATGAGCACTTTCTAAGGAATTTAGGAATCCGGAGGGCTGTGTTCTGGGCACCATGGAGTCAAGCAGAGAAGCAGCGTGAATGGGGTCTTCCCCtgcctccttcctctccctcccctctttcagAGCTGGCGTGGTTTAGTGAGTATAGTTTCTGACTATGATTTCcgtcctggattcaaatctctgttctctaatgaagctggctgggtgatcaCAGGCCAGTGACTACCTCTGTGGCAAACCAGCTTAACaaggttgtagtggttaagagcggtggttaggagcggtgtactctaatctggagaactgggtttgattccccagtcctccacatgagcggcagacactaatcgggtgaaccagtttggtttcaccgctctgacacatgaagccatctgggtgaccttgggccagtcacagttctcttagagctctctcagccccacctacctcagagggtatctgttgtgggggggaaggggaagggaaggtgaccataagccagtttgattctttcttcagggtagagaaagtcggcatataaaaaccaactcttcctcttcatgttcctcagaggaacgggaagaaaaaaataataataaactggGCTGTAAACTATCTCATTCTTAGTACATAGTACACATCAAAGCAGAAATATTAATGCTGGTGTGGTTTCTCAGACAGAAAGAACGGTGGGATGGTGCTGGGTAGAACTGGTTTCCTGGCACATGATGTTGGGCGACTTTTGTCAATGACTTCAGAGTCTGCTTTGCCACTGGGAGCTTTTACCTCCATCCATCAGAGCTTCTGGTGTAAGCCTGATGTGTTTCTCTGGCCTTAGTGGGAAACCTCTGACCCCCTGCTGTTGAACTGCAGAACATGCCCAAATGGATGCCCCCAGAGCAGGCAGCCAGCCGCTCTTCCCTCCTTTGTCCTCAGGGATTGGCTATTTCACTCTGCCCTACCTGGTCCATGCTGGTGCAGCCTTTGTTTATGCCTGCGAGTGGAACCCCCACGCCGTGGAAGCCCTGCAGCAGAACCTGCTACTCAATGGCGTTCAGCATCGGTGCTGCGTTCACGAGGGAGATAACAGGAAGGTAAGCGGTGAGGAAAATGTGGTTCAAATGGGAAGTGTTCATCATTCAGTACCAGGGCCAGCCTGGGAATGCAAGGAGACAGCTGGAGCAGGTTTCTGCCGGTGCTTTCCCCAAAATAGCTTCCTGCAAAGATGTGTGTATCCAGTGTGCCCTGCTTTCTTTCTTGCCTGGCAATGCGTCATAATTTCTTCCCCACCTTCCCAAATATGGAAACCATCCAGTGGGAGTCTTCTACTCCTGAGGTGGATGAGAGCTACTTTATAAGAAGGTGACCCGACAGgatggatgtgagggtgatctggctgcgacatctgtcaccccattgatcgccagggttgattcggctgatctggctggctaggtgggtgtcccctacctccctcaccgctccatgtacgtccctcccaaagctgcgtgctcggtggaaggggacgaccatcccagataggcgtgtaccgttcttcggttaCCCCAGGTTGCACATGGGGAGGGTACCCTCCCATCCCGCCTGCCATCAACTTTCTACTGGCTAGTGTGGTCGACTGCCTCCCCTGCCTGGAGAACTAGAGGATATCATTCTCcttgctcctgcctccccccaagccctttaaaaaaattgcacagaGCCTATGCCTGCCGTTTCCCAAATTCTCATGAAGGTTCTGCTaccatttttgttacccagaacAAACCAAAGTGGCAGCTGAACTCTTGTGAGAGAAAGTAATCTTGCTAGAGTTCAGGAAACCCTGCACAGTTTGCCACGCTCTCTTTCAAGaggtctatgaggaaaggctgaagtcctatgaggaaaggttgaaggagccgggtatgtttagcctgaagagaagactgagaggggatatgataaccatcttcaagtacttgaagggctgtcatatagaggagggtgccgagttgttttctgttgccccagagagtcggaccagaaccaacgggttgaaattaaatcaaaagagtttctgtctagacattaggaaaatttttctaacagttagagcagttcctcagtggaacaagtttcctcgggaggtggtgagctctccttccctggaggtttttaagaggaggttagatggccatctgtcagcaatgctgattctgtgaccttaggcagataatgagagggaaggcatcttggccatctgttggtcactgggggtgtgggggagaggtagttgtgagtttcctgcattgtgcaggcggttggagtagatgaccctggtggtctcttccaactctatgattctagggcagCGAGGAGGGAAGGAGGATTCTGTCCTTCTGGGGGGAGCAGCTGCCATGAAGgggttgggaagggaggggtAGAAATGCCTGCAGCCTCCAGCAGTGTCATATCTTGAGCCACTGGTGTGAGTGAATCAGCCCAATACTATGTATGTTTATTCAGGAGTTCTTTCCACTTAGgttagtggggcttacttcctagtaagtgtgcataggactgcagccttaagaCCGTCTGTATTCTGTGCAGTGTTGGTCTTTAGCTGGTGATTTGGAACCTGCAAATTGTTTAGCACCTAGTGTAAGGCTCATCCCCCCTCTGTTTTTGTAAAAGGTTGAGATGAATGGTATGTCCCAGATCTGAAAGATTTGATCAAACAGCATGTTGAGGCTTCtctgtctctccccgcccccggtGTGCTGTAAATTCTTTCTCATGTCTGCAGCTGGAACTGCGAGATGTGGCCGACAGAGTGAATCTGGGACTGATCCCAACGTCGGAGGAAGGCTGGCCTGTTGCCTGCCGGGTCTTGCGGAAGGATGTGGGAGGGATCCTTCACATCCACCAGAACGTTGAGTCCTTTCCAGGGAAGGCCCTCCAGCCGGGGCAGGATCACCAGGGTCCGACACCAAAGGGGCAAGAGGACAAAGGGCTCCATGGGGGCAATGATGCGGTATTGGGTGCTGGCACGAGTGCCCTGTGCCCCGCAGCCCAGAGTGCCTGGCAGAAGTGGGCAGAGGCTACAGGGAGCCAGATCAGGATGTTGCTTCAGGAGTTGGACAGGAAGCCATGGAGGACAAACATCCTGCACATTGAACTTGTGAAATCCTACGCTCCCCATGTGCACCATATAGTGTTAGATCTGGACTGCCGCCCCCTTTCATAGCACCCAGGAGGCGGCTCTTCTGCAGGGGCTGCCCCAGAATGTTCTCTTCTCTTCCTGGGAGTGAATAAGCAACGTCTTGGTGGAAATGAGGCCGTGCACAGATGGTGGGCTCAAGGTCAATAACAAGCTGGTAGAGGTTGGAGCTGCAAAACCAAaacaggaaggggaagaaaaaacttcAACCCAGAAAAGCCAGGTAACCAGGAAGGTTGACCAAAAAACAAAGCCTAATAACAGAATGACTACTTAAGGGTTAGATGTGGGGTAGGGTTGTTGTGCACTGGGTCAGCCCTACGGTGCAAAGTGCCAGCCCGTTATGCTAGGAGCGAGCCCAATGTGCCAAGTGCTTGACTGATGGCACAAATTGCTCACTCCAAGTGCGGCACCAAGGGTGCCCTGTGTTcatactaaggctgcaatcctaaacacactttcctggagtaagccctgttgaattAAACAAGAATTCCTTCCGAGTAGCCCTTCTTAAGCTTCCTCTCAAGAGTTCCCATGCCTATGGTGCATTGGTGATAAGTTAAGGAGACCGTTCCTGATGTCGGAAGCCTCCCTAGAAAAGGTTCGGAATCTAACATAAGTCCGCACGTCTGGTAGCCGTTGAACAGCGTCCCGGGCCGCGTGCCTTACCTGCCGGGAGGTTTGTGTGCCCTGAAAGGTGTTTATGAAGGGGGAGGGGCTCTGCTGTtggcttccaccaccaccccatttgcCAGCTGCTTGGTCGGCTTCCAGAGCCGACGGTGACTATGGAGGTGGGGCTGTGCTGatatgggggttttttttttgcagccctaTAATGCAGCTCTGGGCTGTGCCATGGTTTTTGCTGGCGTAACTTTGTGCCGGAAAAAGTGGGCGTTCCCAGcttgaaagggctcagggagtcAACTAACTTAGTCTCCACCCCCAGGAAGGCTCCCTTTTGTGTTGGTGCGAGCCCTGCTCCAGAAGTGTGCTACCGCCATGGCTGAGCCCGTGCCCATGCATTGTACTGCCGCACTGCTCCCCAGCACTAGTGTAAGTGCCTCGGCGCTACTGTAAATGCCCCTTATACATCATCCTCTTGAATGACTATGAGTTTTATAATTCTCAAATATATAATCCAAGAAGTAATGGATATTGATATCTATTACTTCTTGGATTATGTATTTAATAATTATAAAATTCGTATTGTCATTCAAGAGGATGATGTATTAGTGTGGTTACCTATACTGACTTTGTGATTTATATATTTGGTATAGAGGTGTTCTTTTGCTTTCTTTGTAAATGGCCCTTATGCTAGGGCAAGTGGCATTTGCACCGGGGTCACTCCGCCTCCTGAGCGCTTTCGGGGGGCCCTCCTTTGGATTGCTCTGATAGTCCTAGAAACAGAGGATTTGAAGGGACTATGTCCATCTACCCTGTGCTCCTTGCAACAAATCTGGTCCAGAGCATTCCCAGCAAATGACTGTACAGCCTTTGCTTGAAAACCCTCAAGAGAGGGCGAGTCCCTCGCTCCCTCTCTGGTAATCAATCGGGTTCGTTGTCAAGCGACTCTTTTCTACCAGGATGTTTCTTTCCACACTGATTTCAGAGTGGTTGCTGTGTTAGTGTAGTGTAGCAACATAACCGTCCAGTGTCACCTTTTAATGCTGCCCGCATTCCACTCACCGATGCTCTCAACATCCCATTGCAAAGTCAGCACTTTGCAAACGGTGGGCCTGTTGGAATCCACGGATCCTTGCTGCCCTGTTAAGCCACAAGGAATCTCCCCACTAagtttctctctcccccgcccccatcagTTTTCTGGAAGAAAAATAAGCATGCCTGTCTCCTGTAGATGACAGAGAAGCTAGAGGAAGAGGTAAGAACTCGGTTCCTCCCCAGGTCCTGtcatggggggaagggggcttaCATTCACAGGGCTTCAAATTTAGACTTTCGATGTTCTCTTCAAATGAGGTTATCCATACAGTTGCAGAGAATAGACTGACAGGATTGAAAGAAGACGTTCATCATACAGCTTTAAATGTGTGTGTCCTATTACTGGCTGTAGCTCACACCgtgaaacatttaaaataaatataccaCGATTTTTGTAACCCTGTTTTGGCATTTTTTAATGTACCGGGAGCCTCAAAAAATGAGTGTCCCAGACCTCTGAGaggtcctcttcctcccccttggCCTattagtggggttgccagctccaggttgggaaatacctggagatttttggggtggagactgaggagtgcggggtttggggaggggagagacttcaatgccgtagaatccaattggcaaagcagccgttttctccaggtgaactgatctctatcgcctggagatcagttgtaatagcaggagatctccagcaagtacctggaggttagcaaacatagACCAGCAATTGAAGTTGCATGCAAATTAATTATTACACGTGAGTCACAAGGTAGTCACAATCATTTGAGCATATATTTCAAGCATATATACCGTGTGcactaaaacaaacaataaggtGCACCGTACTAAATGCAATTCCTATGCACTAACAGTAAAGTGCTCCGTAGGAATACAGTTCAGGAAGTGTTTTCCTGCGTCCAAGAGGTAAAGAGAGTTGTCTTTGCTacagaagaccggtatcctttctgtttcggcttgatatagccttcctcagggaccaacgctggctgttattatactccattgagtataatgccacagagtctgcaTCCCGAAGCAGCCGTtgtctccacgtgaactgatctctgtcgcctggagatcagttgcaatcccaggagatctccagccaccacctggaggatggcaaccctagctgttaggcaccaggaagagggaggggaacaTGGGGTCTACAGGAGAAAGAGGGAGGTCTGAGAGAAGAAAGGCGGTGCTGGGGAGTAGTGACAGATCAGCAGCCTGGCTGCCAGCTAGCACAGGAAGTGTGCTGTGATTTACATAATCCCACTTAAAAAACTGAGGCAGTTAGTTTTTGTATTGCTTAAGTCGATACGCCGCCTAATGGCGTCTGTGCGTCTTTCCAAATTACCTTTGCAATCCAATTAAAGTTGATTTGAATCAGGGCCCCAGATTCAGCATTCTGTGTGGCCAGGTGTGGCCTTGCCTTGGCCCCCTCACCTGGCGCCATTTCCACATGCAAGAATTCAGCATAGCACAGGAGTTGAAACCAGGAGGGCCTGATTCAAATCCTCCGCTGGGAGACACGTCGGCCTTGTCCCTCTTtgccctaacctacctcacaggggggttGTGACGATCAAGGGATGCAGCGGGGGTTGGAGGGACCTGAGCTGATTGGAAGACTGGCGGGATAAAATAGTAATGGATAAATGGgacgtggtggtggtgatggggagTCGTTGCAATGGTGAAGCAGGCCCAAAGCAGGAATTAAAGCTCAGAGGAAAGCTGGGGTGGGAACGGGACGACGACACACACGCATTCCCTTTCCCAGAGAAGTGCATGCCTTCATCCTGAATGGTTCGTGGGGAAGTATTAAAAGTACTTTATTCTTTCCCATGAAGCCTGTATCTACCATAGAGTAGAGATGAGTTGCTCTGGACAGCAGAGCAGAGTAGACCTCTTCCTCTAGCTTTCTAGAATTTGATACTCCCCTGTGGAATGTAAAAGAGTGAATTCCTGGATCTATAAAAAGTGTGTCGAGCATGTAGGGATATGCCCTCCTGCTGACCAAAAGGCAGCAAATTGCTTATCATTTTTTATTCTAGCCTTCCTTCTAGTTTAGGATAGCATTCATGGTCCTGAAAAGAATATGGGTAAACATGATAGAGTTGTATGCCAaaatagttttgcagcagcaagaattacaatagcaaaaaattagaaacaagtaaataaaccttcagtaaatattattttattatgggtttatagctttgtttcgcggacccctggtttagttctcgtggacccctggttgggaaccagtgctttacatGGTAAGGATATGGAAGAGTTCAAAAAAACTTGgttaaaggccatcgcattttgggatgaactggcaaaaatgaattttacaagtatagttaatgaattatagataaatggTAATGTAGTTTATATAATGATAGGTTAAgaaaattttaaatactgtcagaatacttctccggaagttcagtggtggtgggacactcatttaaggtgggtggtgggtattggggcactgtttattctataatattataatagaagatgtaaaactgtagtataagtgctctttttgtaatttttgtatttttgttttgttttttagttatttatttatgtgatttataatttgttatatttttttatggaaactaattaaaaaataataataaaaaggataGCATTCATGggccccttctccattttatgctcacccCAGCCCTGTGCCATAAGTTATCCTGGAGGAGAGTGGCTGTCCTACAGTCATCCTGTGAGGCGCCTGACCAtttaggatttgaacctgggtctcccaaacctGAGCCAACGCTCACCGCTACACTGCACTGCCCCATGGTGTCGCCTATCTGAATGTTTGCAGAAAGGGCTCCTGTTCTGTTGACCTTTACCTATGGGATTAGAGCTGTTATAGTTCCTGGTTGAGCATAAGAATCTTTCGTGACTTTGGTTCCGCCTGGGATGCACAGCCTTTGCCTTAATCTAATCTGCTTGTGTTCAAGGAGAAGAATGGGAGCTGCAAACTCCCAGCTTGGGCGGCTTCCCTATGGAACTTTCTGCGTGTCCCCTGTGTTATCATTGGCCAGAGATAGAGCCCCGAGCAAATGGAAGGTGAGTCATGGTTGGGCAGCTTTCTGTTTGTTCTGGACACCACCTTCCCGCACTTCAGAGGATGTGGTAGCTGAGTCTCAAAACCAGGCCAGAGAGGAAGCAGCTGCCAAAGGGGAAGAGCAGGAGGGCAAGCAAGGAAGTggacagaggaagaggaggagaatttGAAGTCCACCTTGGcaaaaaaggtagggttgccagctccgggttgggaaatacctggagatttttggggcggagcctgaggagggtggggtttggggagggactttaatgccatagagtccaactgccaaagtgaccattttatccaggggaactgatctctatcagctcgagatcagttgtaacagcaggagatctccagctagtacctggaggttggtaaccctacaggagatctccagccaccacctggagattggcaaccctacaaaaaggTGTAAAGCTGCTCTTTATCCTCAGGCCTGGACCCCACCTGCATTATCTTCTGCTGGGTTTTGTGTGTATTCTTGGGGAGGAGTTCCTGGCTTGCAGGTGATGCTGAGCAAATATGCTACATGGAGCAGGCGAGCCCATCTTTGCTTTGCTCTTGTGATGGTGAATTTGACACAAATAGTGTTGCATGTCTTTTTAAATGGACAGTATTTGCACACTGGTTTTCAATCACAAAAGCTCCTAAAGCATAACAATAAAGCAGCAGTTAACAATCCTGGCAAGGCACCTATGAATTCGGAACTACAATTGGTCATTGCAGAATGAGAACAATGACCCTTAAGACAACAGCATGGCATCTGAGTTGCAAAAGGGTAGGGTAAAATCCAAACAGAAAAGGCAAACaggttgtgtgagtgtgtgtactgTCATCGCGGCTgattaggattttcaaggcaagagacttcagaggtggtttgccattgcctgcctctgcatgggct
This window of the Euleptes europaea isolate rEulEur1 chromosome 13, rEulEur1.hap1, whole genome shotgun sequence genome carries:
- the TRMT12 gene encoding tRNA wybutosine-synthesizing protein 2 homolog encodes the protein MEVEDLNSCGTAALVTKPQFTQLLRKYLETEGVLDSRFRIQKLPDGAMALPVLSQSLQEQHLKHLKESIPPGGTCALMWIQNPVPSKSARVRSPIQKLREELESLVLACGAAWSEELEKDLPRSWQRHGDLVLLSEGSFRSALWGEIGLELWQTVAGALGAKRLGRHGRVQSDSFRSPTVTLLLGEDGWVEQVDNGIWYRFDVTRCMLSPGNITEKLRIASLRCAGEVVVDLYAGIGYFTLPYLVHAGAAFVYACEWNPHAVEALQQNLLLNGVQHRCCVHEGDNRKLELRDVADRVNLGLIPTSEEGWPVACRVLRKDVGGILHIHQNVESFPGKALQPGQDHQGPTPKGQEDKGLHGGNDAVLGAGTSALCPAAQSAWQKWAEATGSQIRMLLQELDRKPWRTNILHIELVKSYAPHVHHIVLDLDCRPLS